From one Carassius auratus strain Wakin unplaced genomic scaffold, ASM336829v1 scaf_tig00047624, whole genome shotgun sequence genomic stretch:
- the LOC113088915 gene encoding cytosolic purine 5'-nucleotidase-like, which produces MSHRSMFQDVRDAMDHLHDTGTLKERTLKNLDMYVIKDPRLPVFLSRIKEFAKVFLATNSDFNYTEAIMKYLLDFPSGSKNPKKPWRSYFDLVVVDTRKPMFFAGGTVLRQVDTDTGKLRIGTYTGELQHGTVYSGGSSDIVCDLLDVKGKDILYVGDHIFGDILKSKKRQGWKTFLVVPELVKELHVWADKASMFEELKHLDIFLAELYQHLDSGNQECPDISAIQKRIKMVTYGMDLCYGKMGSLLRCGSTKTLFASQLLRYADIYSTCCLNLLNYPFSFLFRAPLVLLPHEAAVESQMKEQIPELSEHMLRSTSIKRQCECDGSDCGRDDNCARNNPATSTET; this is translated from the exons ATGTCACACAGAAGCATGTTTCAGGACGTGAGGGATGCCATGGATCACCTTCACGACACC GGCACGCTGAAGGAAAGAACACTGAAGAACCTGGACATGTATGTGATTAAAGAT CCACGTCTTCCCGTGTTTCTGAGCCGCATCAAAGAGTTTGCCAAAGTGTTTCTGGCCACCAACAGCGACTTCAATTACACCGAG GCGATTATGAAATACTTACTGGACTTTCCGTCTGGCTCTAAG AACCCCAAGAAACCGTGGCGCTCCTACTTTGATCTGGTGGTGGTGGACACGAGGAAGCCCATGTTCTTCGCAGGGGGGACAGTGTTACGACAGGTAGACACG GACACGGGGAAGCTGCGTATCGGCACATACACTGGAGAGCTTCAGCATGGGACGGTGTACTCAGGAG GATCGTCTGATATCGTGTGTGATTTGCTGGATGTTAAGGGGAAAGACATCCTCTATGTGGGGGATCACATCTTTGGCGATATCCTCAAGTCAAAGAAACGTCAAGGCTGGAAGACGTTCCTGGTGGTTCCTGAGCTTGTGAAGGAGCTGCACGTTTGGGCCGACAAAGCCA GCATGTTTGAGGAGTTAAAACATCTTGACATCTTCCTTGCAGAATTATATCA GCATTTAGACAGTGGAAATCAAGAGTGCCCAGATATCAGTGCGATTCAGAAAAGGATAAAG ATGGTGACGTATGGCATGGATCTGTGCTATGGGAAAATGGGCAGTCTTTTACGCTGTGGCTCCACAAAAACCCTCTTTGCCAGTCAGTTACTGCGCTATGCTGATATTTACTCAACCTGCTGCCTCAACCTCCTGAACTACCCCTTCAGCTTCCTCTTCAGAGCCCCTCTTGTCCTG CTGCCACACGAGGCCGCAGTGGAGTCTCAGATGAAAGAGCAGATCCCAGAGCTGTCCGAGCACATGCTCAGATCCACCAGCATCAAG CGGCAGTGTGAGTGTGACGGCAGTGACTGTGGACGAGATGATAATTGTGCCCGAAATAACCCAGCTACATCTACAGAGACATGA